Proteins encoded together in one Bacteroides zoogleoformans window:
- a CDS encoding FecR family protein → MENLEKKYRQDRLSRKELELLRQQVNSEERQKTEARLLDIWMNEDTENETAVSETEIARMKKAIDHRTERETKPLRRLGIAMKVAAAILIPVLLISTITLYRQNSRLNSKEIIVSTGSNERAHVTLPDGTNVSLNEKSSIHYPAVAFSSGQRHIRFEGEGYFEVKKNPHMPFSIHTCHLEVEVVGTKFNLKARKDEQHAVVTLDEGNVRLTSVLSRQSLAMKPGNKVTLNYQTGNFSLETEPRKETPDWKKRQFVFRNSRLEHVVKVLEKNYAVTIEIAEPARSEDLFTGTITASNLHEALDIVATTYHLIIQYTPKKILLTNKKHQP, encoded by the coding sequence ATGGAAAACTTAGAAAAGAAATACAGGCAAGACCGACTGAGCCGAAAAGAGCTTGAGCTTCTTCGCCAGCAAGTAAATTCGGAAGAGAGGCAAAAGACGGAAGCCCGCTTGCTCGACATCTGGATGAACGAAGATACGGAAAACGAGACTGCCGTAAGCGAGACTGAAATAGCACGGATGAAGAAGGCCATCGACCACAGAACGGAACGGGAAACGAAACCTTTGCGCCGTTTGGGCATTGCCATGAAAGTAGCCGCCGCCATATTAATTCCCGTATTGCTCATATCCACCATTACATTATACAGACAGAACAGCCGGCTAAACTCGAAAGAGATAATCGTAAGCACCGGCAGTAATGAAAGGGCGCATGTGACCTTGCCCGACGGGACAAACGTTTCACTCAACGAAAAGTCGTCCATCCATTATCCGGCGGTCGCTTTCAGCTCCGGGCAACGACATATCCGCTTCGAAGGAGAAGGCTATTTTGAAGTAAAGAAAAATCCGCACATGCCGTTCAGCATCCACACCTGCCATTTGGAAGTGGAAGTAGTGGGAACCAAGTTCAACCTCAAAGCCCGTAAGGACGAACAACATGCCGTGGTCACTCTCGATGAAGGCAATGTCCGCCTGACCTCTGTTCTTTCCCGGCAGTCATTGGCTATGAAGCCGGGCAACAAAGTCACCTTGAACTATCAGACCGGCAATTTTAGCCTTGAGACGGAGCCTCGGAAAGAAACTCCGGACTGGAAGAAACGTCAATTCGTATTCCGCAACTCCAGACTGGAGCATGTGGTAAAAGTATTGGAAAAGAACTATGCCGTGACCATCGAGATTGCCGAACCGGCACGCTCGGAAGATTTGTTTACAGGAACCATCACAGCCTCCAACCTGCACGAAGCCTTAGATATTGTCGCTACCACCTATCACCTCATTATTCAATATACCCCAAAGAAAATACTATTGACAAATAAAAAACACCAACCATGA
- a CDS encoding RNA polymerase sigma factor: MEEALLITRLRNGSYSAFNTLYRMYAKRLYAYCLQFTKSAEESCDIVQETFVKLWENRNKLQDCPSIRPLLFAIAKNDLINAYKRRINSPAYEDYVCFQDALKDEDTHLHIEYQEFLDNVEKAIGKLSPSQQKVIRLSRFQNLSNKEIATQTGLSEQTVKNQLSIGLKKLRELITEFISLALPLLFVN, encoded by the coding sequence ATGGAGGAAGCTCTATTAATCACCCGACTTAGAAACGGCTCTTATTCGGCATTCAATACCCTATACCGAATGTATGCCAAGCGTTTATACGCTTATTGCCTGCAATTCACAAAGTCGGCCGAGGAATCCTGCGACATCGTACAAGAGACATTCGTCAAGTTGTGGGAAAATAGGAATAAGCTGCAAGACTGCCCTTCAATCCGCCCCCTGCTGTTCGCCATAGCCAAAAACGACCTGATAAATGCTTATAAAAGGCGTATCAACTCACCAGCATACGAAGACTATGTCTGTTTTCAAGATGCCTTAAAGGACGAAGACACGCATCTCCATATCGAATACCAAGAGTTTTTGGACAACGTAGAAAAAGCCATCGGGAAACTGTCGCCCTCCCAACAAAAAGTCATCCGGCTATCTCGCTTCCAAAACCTTTCCAACAAGGAAATAGCCACTCAAACCGGTTTAAGCGAACAAACCGTAAAGAACCAACTATCCATCGGACTGAAAAAACTGCGAGAACTCATCACCGAATTCATCAGCTTGGCACTCCCGTTATTATTCGTTAATTAA
- the lacZ4 gene encoding beta-glucuronidase LacZ4, which translates to MKAFISSLTAIILFAFTEPALGQRQTYSLNPDWQFRFSHQVHRNTEQRVDLPHTWNAQDALSGKIDYKRGIGNYTKKIFIPEAWKQKRLFIRFEGANSIANLFVNGKHRGEHRGGYGAFIFELTNHVRYGEENSLLVRVNNAEQLDVMPLVGDFNFYGGIYRDVEFIITDNVCISPLDYASPGLYLTQQDVNEKQAKVQATVMLSNVYTIPQERVIRLQIKENGKVIDEYERKVTVQAQQHNQPVSFTFKIDNPHLWNGTQDPFMYQVTASVWEKKQQTDCVTQPLGLRYYSVDADKGFFLNGKHLNLHGVCKHQDRAERGNALHPYHHEEDVSLMREMGVNAVRLAHYPHSTYLYSLLDRHGIIAWAEIPFVGPGGYADKGFVDMPSFRSNGKEQLKELIRQHYNHPSICFWGLFNELKEEGDNPVEYIKELHELAHREDPTRPTTAASNQEGDMNFITDVIAWNRYDGWYGATPASLATWLDKTHRENPQLKIAISEYGAGASLYHQQDSLRQSTPKSWWHPENWQTYYHIQNWRIISKRPYVWGSFVWNMFDFGAAHRMEGDRPGINDKGLVTYDRRTKKDAFFFYKANWNPEPMLYICGKRNNLRTKKETEIWIFSNGNEVTLYVNNEKPQTVGTDEWKTASFNISLIPGINRIKAQTSINGKMQEDECIWVLEQ; encoded by the coding sequence ATGAAAGCATTTATTTCAAGTCTCACAGCCATTATCTTATTTGCGTTTACAGAACCTGCACTCGGCCAGCGACAAACCTATTCGCTCAATCCCGACTGGCAGTTCCGCTTCTCACACCAAGTGCATCGGAATACGGAACAAAGAGTGGATCTTCCGCATACTTGGAATGCGCAAGACGCACTGTCAGGAAAGATAGACTATAAACGCGGCATAGGCAACTACACCAAAAAGATATTCATCCCCGAAGCATGGAAACAGAAACGCCTGTTCATCCGGTTTGAAGGGGCCAACAGCATAGCCAACCTCTTCGTCAACGGCAAACACCGGGGCGAACACAGAGGAGGTTACGGAGCGTTTATCTTCGAACTGACAAACCACGTCCGCTACGGAGAGGAGAACTCCTTGTTGGTAAGAGTGAACAACGCAGAGCAACTCGACGTAATGCCTCTGGTAGGTGACTTCAACTTCTATGGAGGCATTTACCGAGACGTAGAGTTCATAATAACGGACAACGTATGTATTTCTCCTTTGGATTATGCCTCGCCGGGACTTTACCTGACACAGCAGGACGTAAACGAAAAACAAGCCAAGGTACAAGCCACCGTAATGTTGTCCAACGTATATACCATCCCACAGGAACGAGTCATAAGATTACAGATAAAAGAAAACGGAAAGGTTATTGATGAATACGAAAGGAAAGTGACCGTGCAGGCCCAACAGCATAATCAACCGGTATCTTTCACTTTCAAAATAGACAATCCGCACCTTTGGAACGGCACGCAAGACCCTTTCATGTATCAAGTCACTGCCTCCGTATGGGAAAAGAAACAACAGACAGACTGCGTGACACAACCTCTGGGACTGAGATATTACAGCGTCGATGCCGACAAAGGCTTTTTCCTGAATGGAAAACATCTGAACCTGCACGGTGTTTGCAAGCATCAGGACAGAGCCGAAAGGGGAAATGCCCTCCACCCTTACCATCACGAAGAGGATGTCAGTCTGATGCGCGAAATGGGAGTGAACGCCGTTCGTCTGGCGCATTATCCGCATTCCACCTACCTATACAGCTTGTTAGACCGCCATGGCATCATCGCTTGGGCGGAAATTCCCTTTGTAGGTCCCGGCGGATACGCCGACAAAGGATTCGTAGACATGCCCTCATTCCGTTCCAACGGCAAGGAACAGCTCAAGGAACTGATTCGCCAGCACTACAATCACCCCAGTATATGCTTCTGGGGATTGTTCAACGAACTGAAAGAAGAAGGAGATAATCCGGTCGAATACATCAAAGAGCTGCACGAATTGGCACACCGGGAAGACCCGACACGTCCCACCACAGCGGCCAGTAATCAGGAAGGCGATATGAATTTCATTACCGATGTAATAGCATGGAACCGCTACGACGGATGGTATGGAGCAACTCCCGCCTCATTGGCCACATGGTTGGATAAAACACACCGGGAGAATCCGCAACTAAAAATTGCCATCAGCGAATACGGCGCCGGCGCCAGTCTATACCATCAGCAGGACAGCCTCCGGCAAAGCACGCCCAAAAGTTGGTGGCATCCGGAAAATTGGCAGACGTACTATCATATACAGAATTGGCGGATTATTTCCAAACGTCCCTACGTCTGGGGAAGTTTCGTGTGGAACATGTTCGACTTCGGGGCGGCGCACCGCATGGAAGGAGACCGTCCGGGCATCAACGACAAGGGACTGGTGACGTACGACCGACGCACCAAGAAAGATGCTTTCTTTTTCTATAAAGCCAATTGGAATCCGGAGCCGATGCTTTATATCTGCGGTAAAAGGAACAACCTCCGCACAAAAAAAGAAACGGAGATATGGATCTTCTCTAATGGAAATGAAGTCACACTTTATGTAAATAACGAAAAGCCCCAAACAGTTGGGACTGACGAATGGAAGACGGCTTCATTCAATATTTCGCTTATACCCGGAATCAATCGAATCAAGGCACAAACCTCCATTAATGGCAAAATGCAAGAGGATGAATGTATTTGGGTGTTGGAGCAATAA